The Impatiens glandulifera chromosome 8, dImpGla2.1, whole genome shotgun sequence genome includes a window with the following:
- the LOC124911273 gene encoding uncharacterized protein LOC124911273 gives MSFLLRSYQPAAVASSGIASEYRPTDAVLSRLNTLDGLTGQDSVLLNSNEEDQVAVENEVEGEDQDDGMGIHSSTNDVSPAVQNHIEVTEDEGFITIPKKELPDDWMEALDIHSFHSLDRGFVFPGEQVHILACLSSCKQDTEIITPFKVAAIMSKNRIGPGTKKQNGDTGSESDLVPDTGEKLDHIGDNATKEKIDKQNNVSDGEMLLRMEVQRRKTETLLQKIENSHFLVRIAEFDEPLWEKRKIPRTPMDGAETRTTTKNTTSISTLIERRNFDPSVSGGLARSLKCCSLSNGDIVVLLQINIGVDFVEDPFLEIYQFEKLQDRNLLSKDHSSFSSVNEDPCGDLLKWLLPVDNSIPPPAHPLAPSTAPTSNQSMRSTSTRSNFSSTSSSQLFSFGHFRSYSMSTTSPTELQPPAATHSIRPDIELDDWDLFPTDKFLKSSEHGIDNILSFRGVTLEPDRFSVQCGLEGIFTPGRRWRRKIEVIQPIEIHSFAADCNADDLLCVQIKNVAPENVPDIVIYVDSISIVYEEASKGGPPPSLPIACIEAGDMHSLPNLTLRRGEEHSFILKPVTSMGMTGKGHGQKISQLSHLHEGSISRISTKSSELKENSPALDQFAILVSCRCNYTESRLFFKQSTSWRPRISRDLMISVASAMSSKNLVSDGIVPQLPVQVLTLHASNLSSEDLTITVHAPASFTSPPTVVSINSCPSTPMSPFIGHFDPSGRLRKNGETDPHSVALNENGIPSTDSSCTHLWLHSRVPLGCVPAKSMATIKLELLPLTDGIITLDSLQIHVKERGLIYVPEQSLKINATFSIATGIM, from the exons ATGAGTTTTCTGCTGCGGTCATATCAACCGGCCGCAGTAGCATCATCTGGAATTGCATCGGAGTATCGTCCTACTGATGCAGTACTCAGTAGGTTGAACACTCTGGATGGTCTTACTGGTCAAGATTCAGTTTTGCTGAATTCAAATGAGGAAGATCAGGTTGCGGTTGAAAATGAGGTAGAGGGTGAGGATCAGGACGATGGTATGGGGATACATAGTTCTACTAATGATGTCTCTCCCGCTGTTCAAAATCACATTGAGGTCACTGAAGATGAAGGATTTATAACTATTCCAAAGA AGGAACTACCTGATGATTGGATGGAGGCACTGGATATACATTCTTTTCACTCGCTAGATCGTGGTTTTGTTTTTCCTG GTGAACAAGTCCACATTTTGGCATGCTTGTCGTCTTGTAAGCAGGATACAGAAATTATTACACCATTCAAGGTTGCTGCTATTATGAGCAAAAATAGAATTGGGCCAGGAACCAAGAAACAAAATGGTGATACAGGCTCTGAAAGTGACCTTGTTCCTGATACTGGAGAAAAACTTGATCATATTGGTGACAATGCGACAAAAGAGAAGATTGATAAGCAAAATAATGTCTCCGATGGTGAAATGCTCCTTAGAATGGAAGTCCAGAGAAGGAAGACAGAGACTTTGTTGCAAAAGATTGAAAACTCCCATTTCCTAGTTCGTATAGCAGAATTTGATGAACCACTTTGGGAAAAACGAAAAATTCCAAGAACTCCTATGGATGGTGCAGAAACTAGAACGACTACTAAAAATACAACCTCTATAAGTACACTTATTGAAAGACGGAACTTTGATCCAAGTGTTTCTGGTGGATTGGCTAGAAGTCTGAAGTGTTGCTCATTATCTAACGGAGATATAGTG GTGCTTTTACAGATCAATATTGGTGTTGATTTTGTTGAAGATCCTTTTCTGGAAATTTACCAGTTTGAGAAATTGCAAGACAGAAATTTATTAAGCAAGGATCATTCAAGTTTCTCATCTGTAAATGAAGACCCTTGTGGAGATCTATTAAAATGGTTACTTCCTGTGGATAATTCTATTCCTCCTCCTGCTCATCCTTTGGCACCATCTACCGCCCCAACTTCCAATCAATCCATGCGCAGCACCTCTACTAGATCCAATTTTTCTTCCACATCGAGCTCTCAGCTGTTTTCTTTTGGTCATTTTAGAAGTTATTCAATGTCTACTACATCCCCAACTGAGTTACAACCTCCTGCAGCAACCCATAGTATTAGACCAGATATTGAACTAGACGATTGGGACCTTTTCCCTACTGATAAGTTTCTGAAGAGTTCAGAACATGGCATTGATAATATTCTATCTTTCCGGGGTGTGACATTAGAACCAGATAGATTTTCTGTTCAATGCGGATTAGAAGGAATTTTCACTCCTGgaagaaggtggaggaggaaaATTGAAGTTATTCAACCCATAGAGATTCATTCTTTTGCTGCTGATTGCAATGCCGATGACCTTCTTTGTGTACAGATAAAG AATGTAGCTCCTGAGAATGTGCCTGATATTGTGATATATGTTGATTCCATATCAATTGTTTATGAAGAGGCATCGAAAGGCGGGCCTCCGCCTTCATTACCAATTGCATGTATTGAAGCAGGGGATATGCATAGTCTGCCAAATCTCACCCTCAG GAGAGGTGAAGAACACTCTTTTATTCTTAAACCAGTAACCTCAATGGGAATGACTGGCAAGGGTCACGGTCAAAAGATATCTCAGTTGTCACACTTGCATGAAGGTTCAATTTCCCGCATATCTACAAAAAGTTCTgaactaaaagaaaattctCCAGCGTTAGATCAGTTTGCTATTCTAGTCTCATGCCGGTGCAACTATACTG AGTCAAGGTTATTCTTTAAGCAGTCAACGAGTTGGCGACCACGAATCTCCAGAGATCTTATGATATCGGTTGCGTCCGCGATGTCGAGTAAAAATCTTGTTTCTGATGGAATTGTTCCTCAGCTTCCTGTCCAG GTTTTAACTCTTCACGCTTCTAATCTGTCATCTGAAGACTTAACAATTACGGTTCATGCTCCAGCCTCATTTACATCGCCTCCTACAGTAGTATCCATAAATTCATGTCCATCTACACCCATGAGCCCATTTATTGGCCATTTTGATCCCTCAGGAAGATTGAGAAAGAATGGAGAAACTGATCCTCATTCAGTCGCCTTAAATGAAAATGGCATACCTAGCACAGACTCCAGCTGTACGCATTTGTGGTTACATAGTAGAGTCCCGTTGGG GTGCGTTCCTGCAAAATCTATGGCTACAATCAAGCTAGAGTTACTTCCTTTAACGGATGGGATCATCACACTGGATTCCTTGCAGATTCATGTTAAGGAAAGAG GATTGATCTATGTGCCAGAGCAGTCTCTAAAGATAAATGCAACTTTCAGCATCGCTACTGGGATCATGTAA